Within the Prochlorococcus sp. MIT 1300 genome, the region TACTCTTATTGTATGGATCTTTTGGATCTATATTTAATTCACTCCAATAGAGTGTTGTAAGAATCTCTATACAGGAAAGGCATGATCCTAAATGAGGTATTTTGGCTTTTGAAGATGTCCAAATAACTCTTCGCCTAATAATTGAGGCTAGTGTTCTGAGCCTTGAAACTTTATCTGCTAAGTTACTATGTTTTATTGCGTCCATTAATTTCCTTCAAGATTTAGATTTTTCATCCATTTAACTGTATAGCATTGATCTGTTTCTAGTAAATTTCCACTTTCGTATGCTTCACATATCTCGTCTATTGCATGTTGAATGGTTTTCTCTGGCTTGAACCCTGTATTTAAAAGTTTTGTTGAATCTTGTCGATATGAACGTGGATCATTTGATTCGGTAATAATAATTTCCGATTGTACTCGAGATGTTACTTTCTTTGCAATTTCTAATATTGATATATTTTCAAAGCCAGCGTTGTAGCATCCACTTTCTAAATGTGGATTTAAAAGAAAATGTAAATAAACATTTGCGATATCATCTATATGGATATTTGGCCTAGTTTGCATCCCTCCAAATACATTTATACGTTGATTTTTTAGTGCTTGGAAGGTCAGCATGTTTACGCTAACATCCAGTCTCATTCGTCTTGATAATCCACATACAGTTGCAGGTCGTATGCAATGAATTTGCATTTGGTCCTTATATGAAAGAAACACTCTTTCCGCGACCATCTTAGTCTTGTTATATACAGAGATAGGAATTAGGCTAAGATCTTCTGTGACTTTAGGCTCATCCTTTAATCCATACACACTTCCTGAACTAGCGAAAATGAATTGTTGAACACCTTCTCTTATAGCTTTATCCGCTAACTGCTGGCCTGCGAGAACATTGACTTCCCAACTTAAAGTTGGGTTTAGTTCAACAGCTGGATCATTAGCAATATTTGCTAAATGTATAATTGCTTCTACTCCCTTTAGGGGGATTGAATCTACATCTCTTATATCAGCTTTTATATTCTGAAGATTTTCATGCTTCGTAAGATAGTTGCCAAACCATTCGTTGTCTACATTAATAATTTCATGTCCCTTTTTGAGTAGGAGGGGTATGAGTACAGACCCTTTGTATCCACATCCTCCAGTTATTAGTAATTTCATGACTTGTGTATATACTCCCAAGGCTCATTAGAAAGCTGTTCAAAGTTGTTATCAATCCATGCCATAGTCTCTAGGATTCCTTGATCTAGAGATATTTTATCAGACCAATTCAGTTTACTCCTGGCAGTTTCACTATCTAATAAGTAACTTTGGTCCTTCCCCAGCCTTTCTGCTTCAACCTCTACTATTTCATTGGGTTTGACCCCAGAAATTGAGCAGATTTTGAATACCAGTTCTTTAATTGATATCTTTTTCTTAGTGGATAGATGCCAACTGCTGCCAGGCGACGCTTGAAGCATTATTTTCAAAGTCCCATCAACAACATCTTTGATATGAATAAAAGATCTTTCGGATGAACCTCCTCCATGTAGGCGCATCTTCTTTTTACTTTTAGCGCTTAGAATTGTCTTTGGAATGATTCGATAAAGTTGCTGGCCTGGACCATATACATTCGCTGATCTTGTAAAGACCACAGGGAATTCATAGGTTTTAAAAAAACTCATAAGATGCATATCACATGCTGCTCTACTAACTGCGTAAGGAGTGCTTGGATTAAAATGGTTATTCTCTTTAATCCATCCATTTTCTGTGCTTCCATAAACCTCTGGAGTGGTGACATGAACGTATTTTTGTAAGAAGGACATTTTTCTTAGTTCATCATGAAGCATCACTTGTGAGACTAAATTTGTCTGATACCAATGTTGGGGATTTGACCAACTCTCTGCGACCATACCCTGCGCCGCAAAATTCACTATAAAATTAGGTTTTACAACCTTTATTTTATCAATGAGTTCTGTTATGTCTGTATTAATATTATATTGATCAAATGTGAATCTAGTTAAGTTATTCTTTTCCCATTTGTATGCTAAGAATGGATCGCTGGGTTCATTAGACCTGCTAACTCCCCATACTTTGTAATTTTGTTGAAGAGCATGATTAACAAAATGGCTGCCACTAAAGCTATTACTGCCAATCACCAAAATTTTATCTTGTGTCATTTTTCTAGCACTTCAATTAAATTATTTGTTAGAACAGATTTAGCAATCGGAGTGTTTCCCATTGTTTCTACTGCAATTGATGCCATACAACATCCTATAGCAGCTGTTGCCATCATTGGCTCTCCACTCGCTAAACCTGTAGCCATTAAAGCTAGTAAGGAATCTCCTGCGCCAGCAACATCTAATGGATTTACGCACAATGCTGGAAATGCTTGTGAATCCATTTCATTAGAAGAATTTCTATCGTATGCAATAAAGCCTTCTGCGCCCAACTTCATAATTAGACGTTGACTTTCCGTTCTTCTGACTAAGTTTTTGCTAAGTATCTCTAGTCCAGTATCTTTATCTTGGAGCGCAATACGGGCCTCACGTTCATTAGGACACAATAATGAAAAGCCTTTAAATCTCATAATACTTCCAACTTGGCTACTACATTGCAAGTCTCCAAAGAGCAGTAGCTTATGCTTTTCAGCTAAAGATCTGACAGCCTCTAAGATCTTTTTAGTTACTACACCGTAGACAAAGTCTGAGATAACAATGCCGTTTACTTGAGGCGCTATTTCTTCTAGCTTATCTAAAATTTGTTGTTCTATATCTTGACTTAAGAGGTGATCTTCTAGTCTGCTAACTCTAAATAATTTTTGATTTTCAACTACATATCTTTTTTTAAAGGTAGTAGGACGACTGTTGTCTGTGACTAAGTGGTTGCCGATATTTCTTTTATTCAAATCAGCGTGTACTATTTCGGCGGTCTTGTCATTTCCTACAACTGAAATTAAATCGCACTTAGCACCAAGTGCTCTTATATGTGAGGCCACAACTGCTGCACCTCCTATGAAGTTTTTGTGTTCGAGCTCTCTTACAACGACTACAGGTGCCTCCGCACTCATGCCAACAGCCTCGCATGCAGCATATTGATCAATGATGGTATCCCCAAGTACAGCCAGTCTGGAATTTTGCCATGCCTCCATTGAGTTCAAGAGCTTATTCAGGTCCAGATTTTGTCTTTTACAAGCAACTTTAAATTTCACTCGTCTATCTTTAATTAATTCTTTTTCTGATCTTGAAAGTAAATCAGTTGTAGCGTAATGTATTTCACCAGCGTGAAATTCAACTGTTTTTCCCTGACCTCTTAAAATAGAGGTTGCTTCCAATATTTCTTTATCCATAGAGTTTTCGTATTCTTTACCAAGAACAAGCAGATTGGGCATAAGTATTTTTATCGCCTGGCTCAACTCATTATCTTGTAAAAGGATAACGGCATCCGCCATTTCAATCATGGCTAGAGCTTCAGCTCTTTCTTTTTGCTTAAATTGATAACGTCTTTCACTTTCACCTTCCCCATCACCTATCAATGCAACAGCAAGGACATTCCCTTGGGCTTTTGCATGTTTTAAATACCGTATATGTCCAGGGTGTATAGTTGTAAAATGTCCATAGGCCAAAGTTAGATTTTCTATAGGCTTAGCGTCTTTAAGCTTGATTATTTTAGAGCTCATGTTTCTATTGTTACCCTCCCTGCTATTGAGCCATCCCTCATCTTAGCGATAGCATCATTTATGTCTTCCAGTGTGTACGACTCTCCAAGAATGCAATCTAAATTTAAAACACCTTTTTCTACCAACCTTGCTAGTTGAGGTATATCCTTGCTTGGTTGGCATTCACCCCCATGCGAGCCCACTATTGTTTTTCCAAAGTGCAAAGGGAGTGAAAATATATTTATCTCTTCTCCCTTTTTTGGAACACCTACTAGAATTATTCTGCCATTAGAGTGAGTGAGTTTATAGCCCATTTCAATTATTTTGGGGATACCTGTATTGTCAACAAAGACATCTAATGCTTGGCCATTTAGTAATTTACTAATCGCCTCTTCCGGGTTCTCACTATTGCTGTTAATTACATATGTTGCACCAACCTTTTTGGCTAATTTAAGTTTATTGTTATAGATGTCTACAGCAATAATTGGCCATGCAGAACGTAATTTTGCGGCTTGTATGATATTTAACCCTATTCCCCCAGCGCCAAATACTACAATTGACTCTCCTATTTGTATCTTAGCATTGTTTTGTATTACTCCAAAACCAGTAGTTACTGCACATCCAAATAGTGCAGCGATACTAGGTTTGATATTTTTATCTATTTTAGTACATCTATTTTCACTGATTATTGCATGAGAATTAAAGGTTGTTATCCACCCTGCATTAACTTTATTCCCCTTCCATAGATAATTAGGTGGAGGGGCTTCCATTCCCAGGCCTTTTTTCCAGTGTAAAACCACCTTGTCCCCTACTTGAATATGTTTTACACCAGCACCAATTTCAAGAACAGTAGCGCAACCTTCATGGCCTAGTAGGTGCGGGAGGTATGGATCTGGTCCCTTGACTCCACTTATTTCCCCCAGCTGAGAACCACATATTCCACTTACGTGAATTTTTACTAATACTTGACCAGGCAGCAGTTTGTCAGGCAATAAAAGGGTATCGACAACTAATGGTTCATTTTGTGAGACCAGAATAGCGGCCTTAAACGATTTAATGCCAGACTTCATTTGCTTGCCTCTACTCAAAATAAATGAATGAGTGGTCTCCTGTATAGCCAGTATTTTCGAACCACCAAAGCCATTCTTTAGGTGTATGAAATGCTTCACATGTAAGTTGCCAATATAATAGGTTGGCTTTTTCTTTTTCATTCCTATAGCTTTCAACACAGATATACTTGTAATTATTACCAACTCTTTCAATCTCTTTCAGGGCTTTCTCTAGTTCGTAGGAATATAGGCAATGCAGAGTATTAATTGAGATGACCAAGTCAAAATAATTATCCTTCCAAGGAAGCTTTGTAGCATTGCCAAGTTTTATATTATCCTTCACTTCTTCTTTGGCATGCTCTATTGCATAACTGGAGATATCTAAACCATGTACCTCTGCATCAGGAATTACCTTTAGCCAATCATAGAGCAGATAACCTTTGCCACAGCCAATATCAAGTATTTTGGGATGCTTGGGAAGTTTAAAGTAACTAGACATTTGTCTTGCGACTTTTTCCCATCTTCCTTCAATATATTGATATCCGCCGTAGCAGATTCGGCGGTCTCCATCCCAATAATCAAATCCCCATCTTTTAGCTAATTCGGCTGCTTTTTCTTTAGGGTAAATAGGATCATTTACTCGTCCTAAATAATCTCTATTTGTGCTTTTATGAAGCACACTCATGAAATCAACTTCAGACATTCAAATTCTCCAAAGCTTTCGGCTTGTTTGTGTTGAGCCATTGCATACAGAGATGACCAACAATTAGCTGGCTATCTTCAGCAATTTGCATGTCATTTATGCCAAGATGTATGGCCACACTGGCAAGATTTAGGCACTTTCCGCCATCGAATGCAACAATTGCATATGTTTTTAGACTTAATTTATTAGCAATTTCTAAAGCCTTAACTACATTAGCCGAGTTTCCACTTCCTGAGAGGACAATCAAAAGATCTTTAGGATTACCTTTGACCTCTATTTGATTTGCGTAGATATTTTCATAGCCTGTGTCATTGGCTAAACATGTTATTAATCCTGTATTAGCGGATAAGGCTTCTACCTTTAAGCCAGAAATTTTTGGTGCAGGTCCACAGGCTCCGATGCCGTAGTGCAGATCATTCGCCATGTGTATTGCATTAGCTGCACTTCCTCCATTACCGCAGATAAAGACATTGCGGCCTTCAACCCATGTGGCTAAAAGATCATGTGAAAGATTCTCTATTCCTTTAATTACATTTTCACTAAAGCAACCTACTAATTGCTTTAAATAAAAACTTGTAGAGTCTTTAAAATTCGAGGAAGAGTTATTCATTAATTATCTCCCAAAGATTGTGAGAAAAGTTTTTGTGCCTCCTGCAGTGACTCAGATGTCCCTATATCTAAATACG harbors:
- a CDS encoding SDR family oxidoreductase, producing the protein MKLLITGGCGYKGSVLIPLLLKKGHEIINVDNEWFGNYLTKHENLQNIKADIRDVDSIPLKGVEAIIHLANIANDPAVELNPTLSWEVNVLAGQQLADKAIREGVQQFIFASSGSVYGLKDEPKVTEDLSLIPISVYNKTKMVAERVFLSYKDQMQIHCIRPATVCGLSRRMRLDVSVNMLTFQALKNQRINVFGGMQTRPNIHIDDIANVYLHFLLNPHLESGCYNAGFENISILEIAKKVTSRVQSEIIITESNDPRSYRQDSTKLLNTGFKPEKTIQHAIDEICEAYESGNLLETDQCYTVKWMKNLNLEGN
- a CDS encoding GDP-mannose 4,6-dehydratase, with the protein product MTQDKILVIGSNSFSGSHFVNHALQQNYKVWGVSRSNEPSDPFLAYKWEKNNLTRFTFDQYNINTDITELIDKIKVVKPNFIVNFAAQGMVAESWSNPQHWYQTNLVSQVMLHDELRKMSFLQKYVHVTTPEVYGSTENGWIKENNHFNPSTPYAVSRAACDMHLMSFFKTYEFPVVFTRSANVYGPGQQLYRIIPKTILSAKSKKKMRLHGGGSSERSFIHIKDVVDGTLKIMLQASPGSSWHLSTKKKISIKELVFKICSISGVKPNEIVEVEAERLGKDQSYLLDSETARSKLNWSDKISLDQGILETMAWIDNNFEQLSNEPWEYIHKS
- a CDS encoding PfkB family carbohydrate kinase, giving the protein MSSKIIKLKDAKPIENLTLAYGHFTTIHPGHIRYLKHAKAQGNVLAVALIGDGEGESERRYQFKQKERAEALAMIEMADAVILLQDNELSQAIKILMPNLLVLGKEYENSMDKEILEATSILRGQGKTVEFHAGEIHYATTDLLSRSEKELIKDRRVKFKVACKRQNLDLNKLLNSMEAWQNSRLAVLGDTIIDQYAACEAVGMSAEAPVVVVRELEHKNFIGGAAVVASHIRALGAKCDLISVVGNDKTAEIVHADLNKRNIGNHLVTDNSRPTTFKKRYVVENQKLFRVSRLEDHLLSQDIEQQILDKLEEIAPQVNGIVISDFVYGVVTKKILEAVRSLAEKHKLLLFGDLQCSSQVGSIMRFKGFSLLCPNEREARIALQDKDTGLEILSKNLVRRTESQRLIMKLGAEGFIAYDRNSSNEMDSQAFPALCVNPLDVAGAGDSLLALMATGLASGEPMMATAAIGCCMASIAVETMGNTPIAKSVLTNNLIEVLEK
- a CDS encoding zinc-binding dehydrogenase encodes the protein MKSGIKSFKAAILVSQNEPLVVDTLLLPDKLLPGQVLVKIHVSGICGSQLGEISGVKGPDPYLPHLLGHEGCATVLEIGAGVKHIQVGDKVVLHWKKGLGMEAPPPNYLWKGNKVNAGWITTFNSHAIISENRCTKIDKNIKPSIAALFGCAVTTGFGVIQNNAKIQIGESIVVFGAGGIGLNIIQAAKLRSAWPIIAVDIYNNKLKLAKKVGATYVINSNSENPEEAISKLLNGQALDVFVDNTGIPKIIEMGYKLTHSNGRIILVGVPKKGEEINIFSLPLHFGKTIVGSHGGECQPSKDIPQLARLVEKGVLNLDCILGESYTLEDINDAIAKMRDGSIAGRVTIET
- a CDS encoding class I SAM-dependent methyltransferase; the encoded protein is MSEVDFMSVLHKSTNRDYLGRVNDPIYPKEKAAELAKRWGFDYWDGDRRICYGGYQYIEGRWEKVARQMSSYFKLPKHPKILDIGCGKGYLLYDWLKVIPDAEVHGLDISSYAIEHAKEEVKDNIKLGNATKLPWKDNYFDLVISINTLHCLYSYELEKALKEIERVGNNYKYICVESYRNEKEKANLLYWQLTCEAFHTPKEWLWWFENTGYTGDHSFIYFE
- a CDS encoding SIS domain-containing protein, whose product is MNNSSSNFKDSTSFYLKQLVGCFSENVIKGIENLSHDLLATWVEGRNVFICGNGGSAANAIHMANDLHYGIGACGPAPKISGLKVEALSANTGLITCLANDTGYENIYANQIEVKGNPKDLLIVLSGSGNSANVVKALEIANKLSLKTYAIVAFDGGKCLNLASVAIHLGINDMQIAEDSQLIVGHLCMQWLNTNKPKALENLNV